A single Anopheles maculipalpis chromosome 3RL, idAnoMacuDA_375_x, whole genome shotgun sequence DNA region contains:
- the LOC126564430 gene encoding la-related protein 7, with the protein MESLENPTSGTDAEKDTTTTKKGRHRSKHKFNSIRTQMEFYFSDANLTKDRYMGQLVRDGPFIQLEEFLKFNKIKALTTSVEEIANALKNSTLLELSDDRTKVRRRTELVVKENCEECTLYVERLPPKANHDWVRNVFSSYGKVAYVSLPTFKHSRKIKEFGFVEFEEEASVQKALKAFKTFGGVLEFDSTDPAKMASIKTYEQENSKLPEDGESVKIETDDEKPTEVDGSLEEGGEMEVSAMGKVEADLKEEVDCDEPPAKRHKIEPTSDEDDDIQEFQRTDPAGEENAEEEKDGEGNLEPTGGGKKKCRQRKGCSIIKKELQLDDKVYEIKIMTKKEWRRLRNKYLNLQKAEAKKLKRLFHQTSNKHHKRGCHPKATNSFNSTGASASTGGGIAIKSIKSSPRVNFYGAMPVDEEHTEVEGANPLQSDQPEESFAAIAKRPLFSFEPGLIVCVKFREPCVDVKDFRAELRQHPYVKYIDLKEGAFEAFVRVDKPGSANALVREYNSAEHAAQILSGEQEQQYWDKMMRDREDKLNKRVKTERVRGRTKLIRKINSHIKLDDDDD; encoded by the exons ATGGAAAGCTTGGAAAATCCAACCTCCGGCACTGATGCGGAAAAGGACACGACCACAACGAAGAAAGGACGCCATCGGAGCAAAcacaaattcaattcaattcgcACACAGATGGAATTTTACTTCTCCGATGCAAACTTAACCAAAGACCGGTACATGGGACAGCTGGTACGGGATGGGCCGT TCATTCAACTAGAGGAGTTTCTAAAGTTCAACAAAATCAAAGCACTTACGACGAGCGTGGAAGAGATTGCGAATGCGTTGAAAAACTCCACCCTGCTCGAGCTGTCcgacgatcgtaccaaggtgcGCCGCAGAACGGAACTAGTGGTGAAGGAAAACTGCGAAGAATGTACCCTGTACGTGGAACGCTTACCACCGAAAGCAAACCACGACTGGGTGAGAAATGTATTTTCCAGCTACGGGAAGGTTGCGTACGTATCGCTGCCAACGTTTAAACATTCGCGCAAGATAAAAGAGTTTGGATTTGTAGAGTTTGAGGAGGAAGCGAGCGTGCAGAAGGCGTTGAAAGCGTTTAAAACGTTCGGTGGTGTGCTGGAGTTTGATTCAACAGATCCGGCCAAAATGGCAAGCATTAAGACGTACGAGCAGGAAAACAGTAAGCTGCCGGAAGATGGTGAAAGTGTGAAAATCGAGACGGATGATGAAAAGCCAACGGAAGTGGACGGTTCACTTGAGGAAGGTGGAGAGATGGAAGTTTCCGCAATGGGCAAGGTGGAAGCAGATCTTAAGGAGGAGGTCGATTGTGATGAACCACCAGCAAAAAGACATAAAATCGAACCGACGAGCGATGAGGACGATGATATACAAGAGTTTCAACGGACGGATCCGGCTGGTGAAGAGAATGCGGAAGAGGAAAAGGACGGGGAGGGGAATCTGGAACCAACTGGTGGTGGTAAGAAGAAATGTCGCCAAAGGAAGGGATGTAGCATCATCAAGAAGGAGCTTCAGCTGGACGATAAGGTGTATGAGATCAAAATAATGACCAA GAAGGAATGGCGTCGTTTACGGAACAAATATCTGAACCTCCAAAAGGcggaagccaagaaattgaagcgCCTTTTCCACCAAACTTCTAACAAGCACCACAAACGGGGTTGCCATCCGAAAGCAACCAACTCATTCAATTCGACAGGCGCTTCCGCTAGTACTGGTGGTGGAATAGCAATTAAATCGATTAAATCTTCCCCGAGAGTTAATTTTTACGGCGCGATGCCGGTGGATGAGGAGCACACCGAGGTGGAGGGAGCAAATCCACTCCAATCTGACCAACCGGAGGAAAGTTTTGCTGCCATAGCAAAGCGGCCATTGTTTTCCTTCGAACCGGGACtgattgtgtgtgtaaagTTTAGGGAACCGTGTGTGGATGTGAAGGATTTTCGGGCGGAACTGCGGCAGCATCCGTACGTGAAGTATATCGATTTGAAGGAGGGTGCGTTTGAGGCGTTCGTGCGGGTTGATAAGCCCGGTTCGGCGAATGCACTGGTGCGGGAGTACAATTCCGCCGAGCATGCCGCACAGATACTGAGCGGTGAGCAAGAGCAACAGTACTGGGACAAGATGATGCGCGATCGGGAGGATAAGCTAAACAAGCGGGTCAAGACGGAGCGGGTCCGGGGTCGTACGAAGCTAATTCGTAAGATAAATAGTCACATAAAgttggatgatgatgacgattaa